GGCGTGTACATCAATGCCCGGGGCATCCCTTTTTTTCTACCGGAAGAAACTACCGTTGATGCTCGGTCTACTGGCTGTAGTATGAGATTTGGAACCTGTGATAATATGATTTGTACACTTCTTAAACCCGGTTCAGAGTGGTGTACTACACCTGCAAGCAAAGCAACTGGCAAAATTCCCGGTGGTACACAAATAATCATTTCTTGGTTAAGGGACAACCGCAGAGGGCATGCATGCAAGGGTAGGCTACTCCTACACGCCTACTACACCAAAGCGAGGTCTCTTGTACTTGTGTCCGTAGACAAGGTGTTGACTTTTTTGCTCATACCTTTACTCCTGTTCGTTGACCTTCTCGTCACGCAGCTAGCCGACGCATGTGCCGCTGCTACTACTTCCACCGGCCTACGTACGGAGGACGTAGAGTACTGACTACATAGCAAGTCATGAATACACTTGCATGCATCCGGGCCGTCCAGCGTCCGATCGGCCGGACGTCCTTGCTCACGCGTTACAGCTCTGAGCTGGTGAGCCTGCCCGCCCGCCTGGTTGGTGCACGATGCACAGTGCACCCTCCTCGTCTACATTTACTttgggtgcatgcatgcatggtaccAATGGCGCAGCAGCTTAAAGTACCAAGGCGCACACGAGCCGGCCCGGCCGGCCATTACTCCACTCCCACTGCCGCTCCGCTTTACTCATGCCTCCCCTGCGCCGCATGCCCGCCGCTCGCTCTCCCGTCACACAAAGGTGACGGTCGATCGACCGATGGATCACAAGGGTGAAAAACGCTGGCGGAAAAGGCCACCTTTAATGCGGGCCTCCGGCCGGCCGGAGAAGTTACCGATGCGCATGTCAGcgtgtgcgtgtgcatgtgtgtggcGCTGACCGGCGGCTGCGGGCGGTCAAAGTTAGACCCTGCGGCCCGCGGTGGCGCCGCGCGATCTGGATTAACTCCGGCGGGAGGCGGCCGGGATTCCAGCGCTGGCCGTGACGCGCGCACCATGGAAAGGGGCGCTAGCTACCGGAGTCCGTTTGTCCGTTTGTTTGTTTGGAAAAGCGTTTGATTTCGAGATGTCAGCTCAGCTCAGACCCACCCAGAACGAGTCAAAGGTTTGCATGGATGGACACCAGCGGTGCTCTCGCTTGGCATGCAATGCGTGCATGCATGCAGACGAACCCTCCTGGAGTTGGAGGAGGTTTGCGGTGCCAAAAACATGCTTAGCACACGCGCCGAGTTgcacttccgctttcggattcgtgtccagcgggataagcgtgccaaggtcgctagaatgAAGTGGtgaaagctcaagggggaggtagctcaggtgttcaaggagagggtatttaaggagggcccttgggaggaaggagggaatgcggacaatgtgtggatgaagatggcgacttgcattcgtaagatggcctcggaggagtttggagtgtccaggggaaggagaagcgaagataaggatacctagtggtggaatgatgatgtccagaaggcgcttaaagagaagaaagattacttcagacgcctatacctggataggagtgcagacaacataaagaagtacaagatggcgaagaaggccgcaaagcgagctgttggtgaagcaaggggtcgggcatatgaggacctctaccaacggttaggcacgaaggaaggtgaaagggacatctataagatggctaagatccgtgAGAGGAAGACAAGGGATATTGGcccagtcaaatgcatcaaggacggagcaggccaactcttggtgaaggacaaagagattaagcatagatggcgggagtacttcgacaagctgttcaatggggagaatgagagttctaccattgaactgaatgactcctttgatgagaccagcatgcgttttgtgcggcgcatccaggagtctgaggtgaaggaggctttaaaaaggatgaaaggaggcaaggcgatgggccctgattgtatccccattgaggtgtggaaaggtctcgaggacatagcgatagtatggctaaccaaacttttcaacctcatttttcgggcaaacaagatgccagaagaatggagacggagtatattagtaccaatcttcaagaacaagggggatgttcagagttgtactaattaccgtggaattaagctgatgagccatacaatgaagctatgggagagagtcattgagcaccgcttaagaagaatgacaagcgtgactaaaaatcagtttggtttcatgcctgggaggtcgaccatggaagccattttcttggtacgacaacttatgaagagatatagggagcataagaaggacttgcatatggtgttcattgacttggagaaggcctatgataagataccgcggaatgtcatgtggtgggccttggagaaacacaaagtcccagcaaagtacattaccctcatcaaggacatgtacaataatgttgtgacaagtgttcgaacaagtgatgtcgacaccgatgacttccggattaagataggactgcatcaggggtcagctttgagcccttgtctttttgcattggtgatggatgaggtcacaaggggtatacaaggagatatcccatggtatATGCTCTTtacggatgatgtggtgctagttgacgatagtcggacgggggtaaataggaagttagagttatggagacaaaccttggaatcgaaagggtttaggcttagtagaactaaaaccgagtacatgatgtgcggtttcagtactactagctgtgaggaggaggaggttagccttgatggccaggtggtacctcggaaggacacctttcggtatttggggtcaatgttgcaggaggatgggggtattgatgaagatgtgaaccatcgaattaaagccggatggatgaagtggcgccaagcttctggcattctctgtgacaagagagtgccacaaaagctaaaaggcaagttctacaggacggcggttcgacccgcaatgttgtatggcgcggagtgttggccgactaaaaggcgacatgttcgacagttaggtgtggcggagatgcgtatgttgagatggatgtgtggccacacgaggaaggatcgagtccggaatgatgatatacgagatagagttggggtagcaccaattgaggagaagcttgtccaacatcgtttgagatggtttgggcatattcagcgcaggcctccagaagctgcagtacatagcggacggctaaagcgtgcggagaatgtcaagagagggcggggtcgaccgattttgacatgagaggagtccgttaagaaagacttgaaggattggagtatcgacaaagagctagctatggacaggggagTGTGGAAGCTTGCTAttcatgtgccagagccatgagttggttgcgagattttatgggtttcacctctagtctaccctaacttgtttgggactaaagtctttgttgttgttgttgttccgttTGGGAGACGGCGGCCGGAGGTAACGGGCCATGTCGTGGCACGCAGGTCGCAACATGACATATGGTGCCACGCCACGGCCACGCAGAGCGGGCGGGCGTGCGATTAATGCACGCGGCATCCATCGCATCGCAAGGCGGCATGCACAGTGTCGCAGCTGCAGCTGCAGTGTACCGCCCCACCACCAGGCTGACTTTGCCACGAGACCGGAGTAAATGCACACTCTGGCCACTTTCCCTTTCTCCCTGCCTCTGCACGCACCTccctatctccctctctctctattttGACTGCTCAAGGAAGGAGCCATGGCTCGCAGGCTACAGTACTCCTACCACCCTGGCTAGCTGTCTCGGTATCCTGGCCGTGGTAAAAGCGGCCGGGAGCTAAACAGCCCAGGTAATCGCAAGGTCAGCGCCGTGCTTTGCTCTGGGCCTTGGGCGTGACCACCGAGCGTAACCGTGTATATATACGCGCCTACACCGCACCCCTGCTCTGGACCCTGCAGCGAGCGAGCCTTGCTTGTCCTCACCCTCCTCCCTCACCCCGCTCCCTCCAGCGCACCACAGCCTCCGTCTCCACCTCACCTCAGTCTAGCCTCCTCTCCTCACCTCACTCCCTTTGTAGCGTAGCAGCGGCCCGCGTCACGCGATCCTGCTCGTATACGGCGCCGGTGGTAGACCTCTTGTCCCCGCCCATCTCGCAACTGCAGCAAAAGGCGACCGACCCCTCCGTCCCTTTCTCCCTCTCATCCCGTTCGGTGTAGCCGAGGTAGCAAGCGGGGGAGCGGGAAAGAGCATGGGGAGGCCGCCGTGCTGCGACAAGGAGGGCGTCAAGAAGGGCCCCTGGACGCCGGAGGAGGACCTCGTGCTCGTCTCCTACGTCCAGGAGCACGGCCCCGGCAACTGGCGCGCCGTCCCCACCAGGACCGGTACGCAtccgtccatcttcttcttcttcttcttcttcttcttcttgccggtttttgtcttcgttttctGTGGATCACGTGGTTGATTGTGGACTAAATCCCTCTGGTGTGCAGGCCTGATGCGGTGTAGCAAGAGCTGCCGGCTCCGGTGGACCAACTACCTGCGCCCGGGGATCAAGCGCGGCAACTTCACCGACCAGGAGGAGAAGCTCATCGTCCACCTCCAGGCTCTGCTCGGCAACAGGTGGGCCGCGATCGCCTCCTACCTCCCCGAGCGCACCGACAACGACATCAAGAACTACTGGAACACGCACCTCAAGCGCAAGCTGCAGGCGGGGGGCGAcgcggcggccaagccggcggcccAGAGGCCCGCCTCCTCCTCCAAGGGCCAGTGGGAGAGGCGGCTGCAGACGGACATCAACATGGCGCGCCGCGCGCTGCGCGAGGCGCTGACCACGCTCGACGACATCAAGCGGCAGCAGCCCGACGCGGCCGACGGCGTCAATGGGCCtgccgcagccggcgccgacagcggcAGCCCGGCGGCCTCGAGCTCGTCGGCCGCGTCGCTGTCCCAGTGCTCGCCCTCCGCGGCCGGTCCGTACGTGCTCACCACCGCGAACATCTCGCGGATGCTCGACGGGTGGGTCAGCAAGGGCCGCAGCGCCGTCCCCGCGGCCGACAGCCCCTCCGGCTCGTCGGCGTCGGAGGTTTCCTACGGCAGCGGCGCGGCCGCCCGTGCGCTGGGGTCCGCGTTCGAGTACGACAGGAAGCCGGCCGTTCTGGCGCCGGATCAGACGCAGCTGAACGCGATCGAGACGTGGCTCTTCGCCGACGACAACAGCAACAACGACCACCATGGCCacggaggcggcggcagcggcctgCTCGGCGTCCCCGCCACCCTGGGCTACCCTTTCTAGCTAGCTCCACCGTGCCAAGTTATCAAGGTCGATGTTCCCCTAGCTCGCGTTAGTGATGTGAGGAGTGTGCTCACTGCATGCCCACCTAACGAAAACTACATAGATCCTCTAGTAGTAGTACCTCGGTGGCTATGGCAATCAGCTTCCTTGGTCTCCTGTGTTACTTAGGATCTGCATAGTTTTCATTTAGGGAAAAGAAGGGAGGTTGTGGTAGCTAGCGCTCCTGTTATTTACTGCTGTAACTGTGACTTGGTACTATGTTCATGGGTTTTGGGTTCTGTACTTTGAAGTAGATCCGCGGTTTGCAAGCTGCAAAATGTGGACGAATAAAGTCAGTGTGTCAATTAGTACATGTCATGTCTTCCATCACTAATTAACCACTATGCCAAATACTGGTACCTGTCATATATCTATCACTAATTAAGTAAGTTGATTAATCTTTGGAGTATGTCAATTACTGCCTGTCATATATTTCCACCACTAATTGGCCAGTATGCCAAATACTGGTACATGTCGTATATATGTATCACTAGTTATGCCAGTAAGTTGATTAATCATCTATCTGTCTTTAAGTGGGGAAATAGTTTCATTTTGTTTCTCTCTATTTcctgttttgttttttttgcttccTCGGAGCAGTCCACTACATGACAACGCTTTGTCCCTCGGGTGATTAGCTGAGTTGATACCAATTGATCGAACCTCAAATTTGACTTGGTGCGTGTATTTTTCTACAATTGATTTGGCGTCTAAAGCTGTTCAAGAGTTCGTACTTTTAGAAAATCTGAGAACAAACACTATTCCATTCACGCGTGAGAATAAACGCTAGATGAACAAGATATTACTGCTCcttctgtaaacaaatataagagcatttagatcactgtGGGCGTATCTAGATCTGCATGAGCATGTTTGTGACATTGATCATAAAGTAGTTAACTCTCAAATGACTTACACAATTATATATATAGTAGATTAATTCATTTTATAGCATGGTAAACATTATCTTAGATTTGTATGAATAATTTTGTAAAATCACCCGAATTAAATCTCTGCCCATGAAGAAACGAATGCTCTGTATCTATATAAGTGTTTCTTTTATATAGAAAATAATAAGCTATTTTTTTGTGGTAGCCAATAATATACATATAGATAGGCCACAGCGAGACATTTCATAAAGCATCACACCATATCATCTATATAAAGACAAGCGCCCAAAGCACAACTGAAAACTAGAAAGAAAGGTACAATGCTGGGGGCACCAGCTTAACATTATgcccatgcatccaaataaaaacCACAGCTAGCTCGCGGCAGGAGGGGCCGCAGCAATCGACGTGCCACGACACGAAACTTCTTGATGAGATCATCAATATTCTCAATTGGTGCAAGGAAAAAACGCGGATTGCCGCCCAAATATGTTGTGTGATGGCTTAAATTTGAATACGTGGTGCTCTGAGGGTGCTTGCAAGACTAGTTTGTAAAGAAAAACCTGGTCTCATCCACCCGTGTGTATGTGACTACACACTGGTTAATTTACCATGGACAAACTATCACATGAACATATTTGATCACATGCATTTTTTCATATCTACGGATAGAACCCGTCTGGGAAATATAAGAGACATTAATTAAAATATGTATATAACCAGTGATAGATCTGCAACGGTACATGTTCTGTATAGTAATTGAGAAATCGGGAGGGAATTTTCTCATGGATGAATAGTACCACAAAAAAGTGGTAACTTATTTTCAAAAAATTCTAATTGTTTTTGTGGATGTTCATGTTAGTGCCACAAGCGCGCTTGACAGTTTTCATGCGACACGGAGCAGTAGTGTTTTGTTGGTGAAAAAACAAATTTGGGTGACATTTTGGGGTAACATTTGCTGTTCTAATTCGTTTTTTTCTTTGCAAAGGCCAAAATGTTTGACTTTTTTGCCTAAAACTTTGCAGGTAGCATTTGAATGTGACTATAAATACATGAAAATTTTGTTGagatttttttgacattttaaaaATTATTTCTCACGCGCAGGAGCAcgggctccgaggagccaaatTGGATTTCTCATAGTAATTCATAAAGCATCACACCATATCATCCATATAAAGACAAGTGCCAAAAGTACAACTGAAAACTAAAAAGAAAGGTACAATGCTGGGGCACCAGCTTAACAATATGCTCATGCATCCAAATCTAAACCATAGCTACCTCACGGCGGGAGGGGCGGCAACAATCAATGTGCCATGACACGGAACTTCTCGATGAGATCATTAATTGCGTCACGCTCTTGCTGCTTACAAAGTATTCTCAATTGCTGCAAGAAAACCGCAAAGTTTATATATGGCATTAGATAGGCGATGCAAAGGAATGTGTTCAGTGAAAAGCTATGCTGCCAAAACCCTACCACTAGATTTTGCGGTCGCGATTAGAGTTATTCTGCATAATTTCAAAGAAGTCCGGAAAATTGCATGGGCTTTCTTTCAGGACACCCAACAACTTCCTTCAGGCAACTCCAAAGGAACTGTGCAATCACACACATGAACATAATGTGGTTAAAGTCATCATCCACATCACACAGGGGGCAACAACCATCATCAGTGCCACTTCGCTTAAGCACCCGCACTCCCGATGGAATTTGACTACAAACAAGCTGCCAAAGAAAGATACATAGTTTGATGGAGATTTTGACATCCCAAATCCAAGTCAGCTCATCAGGTCCAGGGAGGTTCCAATGGCTTGGTCGAGTGATAATGTTTACTACATACTTctattcttgtagactttgttgagcctccaagcacagagttttgtaagACAACAagtttctctcaagtggatgacctaacgtttatcaacctgtgggaggtgtaggatgaatatatTCTCCTCTCGAGCAACCCCGCAATAAGATACAAgaagtctcttgtatccccaacacacttTATACAATTTTCAATCAtattagtaaaaagttttgtaatgtcgactcgacttcggccaaggagtatgggagggggattcctacaggcagtcggctctgataccaacttgtgatgcccctgatttgactgtacactaatcatacacgcaaacatgtactgtcaagatcagggactcacggaaatatacaagaacacaactctacaaataaaataagtcatacaagcatcatattacaagccagggccctcgaggactcgaatacaagagctcgatcatagatgagtcagcgtaagcaacaatatctgaatacagacataagttaaacaactttgccttaagaaggctagcacaaactgggatacatatcgaaagaggcgtagacctcctgcctgggatcctcctaacccactcctggtcatcgtcagaggcctgcacgtagtagtaggcacctccagtgtagtaggagtcatcgtcgatggtggcatctggctcctcgacttcatcgtctggtcgcaacaaccgggtatagaaagggaaagagagggggagcaaagcaaccgtgagtactcatccaaagtactcgcaaggaaggagctacactacatatgtatgcattggtatcaaatggaaaagaggtatcatatgtggactgaattgcagaatgccgaaataagagggggatagctagtcctatcgaagactatgcttctggcaacctccatcttgaagcagtaagagagtagatggtaagttcaccaagtatcatcgcatagcataatcctacccggtgatcctctccttgtcgccctgttggagagcgatcactgggtgtatctggcacttggaagggtgtgttttattaagtatctggttctagttgtcataaggtcaaggtacaacccctggtcatccttttaccgagggacacgactattcgaatagataaactttcctgcaggggtgcaccacatttcccaacacgctcgatcccctttggccggacacactttcctgggtcatgcctggcctcgaaagatcaacacgtcgcagccccacctagacacaacaaagaggtcagcacgccggtctaaatcctatggcgcaagggtctgggcccatcgcccattgcacacctgcatgttgcgagggcggccggaagcagacctagcctccctaatacaagaggaggtgttccagtccaatccgacacgcgccgctcagtcgctgacgtcatgaaggcttcggctgataccatgacgtcgagtgcccataactgttcccgcgtagttggttagtgcgtataggccaatggccggactcagatcaaataccaagatctcgttaagcgtgttaattgaattaACCACGGACGCcaaccaaggccaggcccacctctctcctaggtggtctcaacctaccctgtcgctccgccacaaagattcactcagagggccgtcgggacaaacgtcctttcggacccaatccgtgaatcactcgtggggtactctatgagccgacccgtctttagtcaccagaagtatcatatattatgtataagtatatacccgtgattacctcccgagtgatcacggcccgatagtatagcatggtagacagacaagaatgtagggccactgatgataaactagcatcctatactaagcatttaggattgcaggtaaggtatcaataactgtagcaacaatgacaggctatgcatcataataggattaacagaaagcagtaacatggtacactactctaatgcaagcagtagagagaagaataggcgatatctagtgatcaaggggggggcttgcctggttgctctggcaagtaggggtcgtcaacaacgtagtcgaccggggcaccagcagcggcgttagtcccgtagtctaccgaagagaagagggggaagaaacaatgaatacaatgcaaacagatgcataatgatgcatgacatgacaattaacggtgctaggtgtgccctaacgcagtaggaggtgataccgacgaagggggaaaacaatcgagaaagtattcccggtgtttcgcattttcggacagacgaaccggagagggaaagttgcatgtttgctatgctagggatacgTGGCGCATGaatgggctgcgtattcggattcatctcgttgttctgagaaactttcatgtacaaagtttttccatccgagctacggtttattttatattaattttaaaagatttaaatcatttttaggatttatttaattattttaattcaacatccgagcagtcaacagggcgttgactaagtcaaactgacgtgtgggtcccagctgtcattgactgtaAACTAACATAAtagattaattaactaaactaagtgattaggttaatctaatcaggattaattaattctttaattaattaattaattaatattttaattaatttAGTTATTACCTATTAAGTAATTAATCAATTTCCTTTTTTAAACGTTCCAGGGCGGGCCCCATGTGCCATAGGCACATGGGCGATAGCGGGCACACGGGTAGCGGTTACGGGCGCCTGCGGGGCGTGCGCCCGCGTGTCGGCTCGAGGCCACCAGTGGAGGCACCGACCGTAGTGGTGGCCGGAGCATCGCCGCGAGGGGATGCCGTTTGCCAGGGTAGCCGGGGTTGGGAGCGGCACGGGGCGAAGCGATGGTATGGGGCGGCGGTCGGAGGAGCCGCCGGAGCCGTGCTAGGGCGGCGGCGCGCTAGCAGGCGGTGGGGAGTAGAGGCGGGGCGATGCAGAATGGCGCGAAGTGGAGCCGGGAAGCGGCGATGAGGCAAGTCGGCACGGCTGTGGCCACGCGGGCATGCGCGGTCCACGGCGACCGCGGGCGGGGCACAAGGCAAGGCAGGCTGGAGGTGCGAATGACGATGGTGGGAGGCACGGCGCGGGCGACGGCAGGTGCTGGGGGGGGGCGTgcggggaggggggaggaggcaaCAACGGCACAGCGGGCGGCCCTGGGCGCGCGCTGGGCACGGCGAGGAGCTGCCAGGGGCGAGGCAAGGTACGGGGGTCGGGGTAGGGGGTGCACGGTGAGCGCGGCGAGCACGGCCGTGGCTGAGGTGAACGGGTGGAGGGGAGATGGAGGTTGGGGCCTCACCACGAGGCGTAGGGAACagggcagcgggggggggggggcaaggaggaggacggagacgatgacatcggagaggaagcaggccggcgaggtccaggcgggacaaggcagcgacgacggcggcggtTCACGGGGAGGACGGGCGTCGAGGTCGGGCCCTTGCCCCCGATCTCGATCCGGATCGGGGGGGGAGAGGAgcgagtggggggagtgggtgagtggggtGTGGGGTGCGGTTAGGGTTTCCtcagggggggggggttatggagaggagtgggggtgggccggcctggtggcccgGTTAGGCTGCTTGCTCAGTTCGGCCAGGGGCCCAGTGGGGGAGGGGGGCTTTGcctttttcctcttttttgttttgttttattttaaccttttatttttatttttttattttctattttaaatcattttaaaatatttaggcattttctaaaaatgagtTTTCTCCATAATAATTACCAGTGCAAAATTTGGCACCCACCAAACATTTTTGTCAATTTTTGAATACATTTATTGTTTGCgatattttgaattgatttttgaatcggttttgaactaaggaaagattagcgacagtaacagaggtgacatggcatcattagcacgGGTTTACTGTaacataattatccgggcgttacaaaactcctccactacaagaaatctcatcccgagatttaggaggtagaaggaaacagtgcaggGGATTCATCGCACAGGCGGTCCTcgcgctcccaagtggcttcaccttcagagtgatgcgaccaatggaccttgaggaacttgatcgccttctgacgtgtgcggtgttcagcttggtcgagaatgcagaccagatgctctttataggagaggtcctgttgcaattcgagcacttcatgatccactgctcggattggatccttgaagcaacggcggagctgtgacacgtggaacacatcgtgaacctgagaaa
The window above is part of the Triticum aestivum cultivar Chinese Spring chromosome 2A, IWGSC CS RefSeq v2.1, whole genome shotgun sequence genome. Proteins encoded here:
- the LOC100873102 gene encoding transcription factor MYB30 — translated: MGRPPCCDKEGVKKGPWTPEEDLVLVSYVQEHGPGNWRAVPTRTGLMRCSKSCRLRWTNYLRPGIKRGNFTDQEEKLIVHLQALLGNRWAAIASYLPERTDNDIKNYWNTHLKRKLQAGGDAAAKPAAQRPASSSKGQWERRLQTDINMARRALREALTTLDDIKRQQPDAADGVNGPAAAGADSGSPAASSSSAASLSQCSPSAAGPYVLTTANISRMLDGWVSKGRSAVPAADSPSGSSASEVSYGSGAAARALGSAFEYDRKPAVLAPDQTQLNAIETWLFADDNSNNDHHGHGGGGSGLLGVPATLGYPF